The following are encoded together in the Pedobacter steynii genome:
- a CDS encoding YybH family protein produces MNLPKKAEDAHAALAAAFNTGNVATVMSMYDVTGVIVPEPGKSISGKENFEEAVKALLSIKGKMEIKTVYCLQAGDIAVARSEWNITDGDEVKVSAKGIEVLKQQDDGGWKIIVDHAFGAEADLLA; encoded by the coding sequence ATGAACTTACCAAAAAAAGCAGAAGATGCGCATGCAGCATTAGCTGCGGCCTTCAACACGGGCAATGTGGCCACCGTCATGAGTATGTACGATGTAACAGGAGTGATCGTGCCGGAACCCGGAAAATCCATATCTGGAAAAGAGAACTTTGAGGAAGCAGTCAAAGCCCTTTTATCAATTAAAGGAAAAATGGAAATCAAAACGGTTTATTGCCTTCAGGCAGGAGACATTGCGGTAGCAAGATCTGAATGGAACATCACTGATGGAGATGAAGTCAAGGTCAGTGCCAAAGGGATTGAGGTCCTTAAGCAACAGGACGATGGTGGCTGGAAGATTATCGTTGATCATGCCTTTGGGGCGGAAGCGGATCTGCTTGCCTAA
- a CDS encoding sensor histidine kinase: MKLSTKLTLFITGSKLAIVLLFILLLPFLVRQIASEYTNYTLHQQQKKVLSIVKKNGLEYYFQGDDNYGSYTMLKEEFIAIIPVPDSLNINTIKNSQRLLERDTLNYRVLSHTFKDHQKNYLLEIGKTTASINQYNKPLQRFALYVLITLIVLTIVIDLTFTRLIIRPLAKIIKSKLVNRKFPFEDHQKRIPTSTTDFKYLDESLSTLMNQINEAFHKEREFTSNASHELMTPISILQNKMENLLAEEILDEPSTLAIIEMMKTVDRLKKISGSLLLISRIENEQYIRKEEVKPLELFNEIVEEISHRLEEKNIQIFLNISENATVKQVNRDLLFQLFFNLIHNAIKFNRQDGEIMINDGYSNNRYQITISDTGVGIPEEDLPFIFDRFRKTNLEESVGYGLGLAIVKSIAVHHHLQIEVRSEIKKGTTFSILFPDYF, translated from the coding sequence ATGAAATTATCAACGAAACTTACCCTTTTTATTACAGGGTCTAAATTAGCGATTGTATTACTTTTCATTCTTCTTCTCCCCTTTCTGGTCAGGCAAATTGCTTCAGAATACACCAATTACACCCTACATCAGCAGCAAAAAAAAGTGCTGAGCATCGTTAAAAAAAACGGACTGGAATATTATTTCCAGGGTGATGACAATTATGGCAGCTACACCATGCTCAAGGAGGAGTTTATAGCCATTATTCCGGTACCTGATTCCCTAAACATCAATACGATAAAGAATTCCCAGCGTCTTCTGGAAAGAGATACCCTCAATTACCGGGTGCTTAGTCATACTTTTAAAGACCATCAGAAAAATTACCTGCTGGAAATCGGAAAAACGACTGCCAGTATCAATCAATACAATAAACCTTTACAGCGTTTTGCCCTTTATGTGCTGATTACCTTAATCGTGTTAACGATTGTAATCGACCTTACTTTTACCCGCCTGATCATCCGTCCGCTTGCAAAAATTATAAAAAGCAAACTGGTTAACCGGAAATTTCCTTTTGAGGATCATCAGAAACGCATTCCAACCAGCACCACCGATTTTAAATACCTGGACGAATCGCTCAGCACATTGATGAACCAGATCAACGAAGCCTTCCATAAGGAAAGGGAGTTCACCTCCAATGCTTCCCATGAGTTGATGACCCCCATCAGCATTTTGCAGAATAAAATGGAAAACCTGCTTGCAGAAGAAATTCTTGATGAACCTTCTACCCTGGCCATTATAGAAATGATGAAAACAGTGGACAGACTAAAAAAGATATCCGGTTCTTTGTTGTTAATCTCCAGAATCGAGAACGAGCAATACATCCGGAAAGAAGAAGTCAAACCGCTGGAATTGTTTAATGAGATTGTTGAAGAAATCAGTCACCGGCTAGAAGAAAAAAATATACAGATCTTTCTGAATATCTCTGAAAATGCAACCGTAAAACAAGTAAACAGAGATCTGTTGTTTCAATTGTTTTTCAACCTCATTCACAATGCGATAAAATTTAACCGTCAGGATGGAGAAATCATGATCAACGACGGGTATTCGAACAACAGGTACCAGATTACGATCAGCGACACTGGTGTCGGTATTCCGGAAGAAGACCTGCCATTTATTTTCGACCGCTTCAGAAAAACAAACCTGGAAGAAAGTGTGGGATATGGGTTAGGATTGGCTATCGTTAAAAGTATTGCCGTTCACCACCATTTACAGATTGAAGTCCGCTCTGAAATAAAAAAGGGAACCACATTCAGCATATTGTTCCCCGATTACTTTTAA
- a CDS encoding DUF4382 domain-containing protein, giving the protein MKKRILYAGLALFVTGLTVLYGCKKDKGSSDGTTKVEIRMTDAPGDFDKINLSVKEIILFSDGKPYVFASSVNIFNILDFRIGTSRPDILVASGEMPSGEITEIRLVLNDNGNTIVVNGNPENLTTPSGQSSGWKVKLKANPTLVPGVTYSLLLDFDAAKSIVKTGNGKYILKPVVRGITEATSGLISGTVMPLASHPEVLVIAGTDTVGTLADPFTGKFTVGGLGNGSYSVKFVPVTGYRDSTVTNVQVALGQNTSLGTVVLKQ; this is encoded by the coding sequence ATGAAAAAGAGAATTTTATATGCTGGTCTTGCTTTATTCGTGACGGGGCTAACCGTGCTTTACGGCTGTAAAAAAGATAAGGGGAGTTCTGATGGAACAACAAAGGTAGAAATCCGCATGACGGATGCTCCCGGAGACTTTGATAAGATCAATCTGAGTGTTAAAGAAATTATACTTTTTTCAGATGGCAAACCTTATGTATTTGCATCAAGCGTTAACATTTTTAATATTCTGGATTTCAGGATTGGAACGAGCAGACCTGATATTCTGGTTGCTTCCGGAGAAATGCCTTCAGGAGAGATTACTGAAATCAGACTGGTATTGAATGATAATGGAAATACCATTGTAGTGAATGGCAATCCGGAGAATTTAACTACGCCAAGCGGACAGTCATCAGGCTGGAAAGTAAAACTGAAAGCCAATCCTACATTGGTGCCGGGCGTAACTTATTCGCTGTTACTGGATTTCGATGCCGCAAAATCAATTGTAAAAACGGGTAATGGAAAGTACATACTTAAACCTGTTGTCAGAGGAATTACCGAGGCAACTTCGGGATTGATCTCAGGTACAGTGATGCCTTTGGCAAGTCACCCTGAGGTATTGGTAATTGCAGGAACGGATACCGTAGGTACCCTTGCTGATCCTTTTACCGGAAAGTTCACTGTTGGCGGACTTGGAAATGGAAGTTACTCCGTAAAATTTGTTCCGGTTACCGGGTATAGAGATAGTACAGTAACGAATGTTCAGGTAGCTCTTGGTCAGAATACCAGTCTGGGAACTGTAGTACTTAAACAATAG
- a CDS encoding SDR family NAD(P)-dependent oxidoreductase: MKLTQKTFLIYGVSKGLGKAIFNQLPDAEDKVFGISRTRPDFLNTQNDRHFWIQADLSDVKNAKEAIQHAIGGEQIDYLIYNVGIWEKTAFNADYDFEQLAVDEIEEIIHTNITSLILSVQSFLPNLRKSENAKIIFIGSTLGLENHNKQAVIFSAAKFALRGVVQSLRTHLRKDNIGITALNLGDLATDAEHDETLIPLSDVISALNFVIQTSNASCVKEIDMPSMKDIDL, translated from the coding sequence ATGAAACTTACACAGAAAACCTTTTTAATTTATGGTGTCAGTAAAGGATTGGGGAAGGCCATTTTTAATCAGTTACCAGATGCTGAAGATAAAGTCTTTGGTATATCGCGTACCAGGCCGGATTTCCTGAATACACAAAATGACAGACATTTTTGGATCCAGGCCGACCTTTCTGATGTTAAAAATGCGAAAGAAGCAATTCAACACGCAATTGGAGGAGAACAGATTGACTATCTGATCTACAATGTGGGAATCTGGGAAAAAACTGCTTTTAACGCAGATTATGATTTCGAACAATTGGCTGTTGATGAAATCGAAGAAATTATTCATACCAACATAACTTCCCTCATCCTGTCTGTACAGTCATTTCTACCCAACCTCAGAAAGTCTGAGAATGCAAAAATCATATTTATAGGTTCCACTCTTGGCCTGGAAAACCACAATAAGCAAGCTGTTATTTTTTCTGCAGCAAAATTTGCCTTGCGTGGCGTAGTTCAGTCCTTAAGAACCCATCTGAGAAAAGACAACATTGGAATTACCGCACTTAACCTGGGAGATTTAGCAACAGATGCGGAACATGATGAAACGCTCATCCCTCTTTCTGATGTCATCAGTGCACTAAATTTTGTGATCCAGACCAGCAATGCAAGCTGTGTCAAGGAAATAGACATGCCTTCTATGAAAGATATAGATCTATAA
- a CDS encoding response regulator transcription factor encodes MKVLIVEDEKTLAYEMEAFLKKAFYLCDIAFSFKEALQKIELNTYDYILIDLSLPDGNGLDLLKQTKKNNPDTVYIIITARTNLKDRVSGLDLGADDYLAKPFYLLELQSRMQAIARRRFNISEELLSIGKFNIDLQKRLILFEEEQIGLSRKEFDLFTYLLLHKNRVLTRAQLSEHIWGTFVNDDYDSNYIDAHIKNIRKKLNVWAETEWLETVRGVGYRIKK; translated from the coding sequence ATGAAAGTCTTAATCGTTGAAGATGAAAAAACACTGGCCTATGAAATGGAGGCCTTTTTAAAAAAGGCCTTTTACCTTTGTGATATTGCTTTTTCTTTCAAGGAAGCGCTTCAAAAAATAGAGCTGAATACGTATGATTATATTCTGATAGACCTGAGTTTACCCGACGGAAATGGGCTCGATCTCCTCAAGCAGACTAAAAAAAACAATCCTGATACAGTCTATATCATCATCACGGCCAGGACCAACCTCAAAGACCGGGTTTCCGGACTTGACCTTGGGGCAGACGATTACCTGGCGAAACCTTTCTATCTTTTGGAACTCCAGTCCAGAATGCAGGCCATCGCCCGCCGCAGATTCAATATCAGCGAAGAGCTCTTGTCCATAGGTAAATTCAATATTGACCTTCAAAAAAGACTAATTCTCTTTGAGGAGGAACAAATCGGGCTTTCGCGTAAAGAGTTCGACCTTTTCACCTATCTCCTCCTTCATAAAAACAGGGTACTCACCCGGGCACAGCTAAGCGAGCACATCTGGGGAACCTTTGTGAATGATGATTACGATTCAAATTATATTGATGCCCACATCAAAAACATCAGGAAGAAACTCAATGTATGGGCAGAAACAGAATGGCTGGAGACGGTACGTGGGGTAGGTTACCGAATTAAAAAATAA
- a CDS encoding isocitrate lyase/PEP mutase family protein gives MGTFKKFVELHQNTTPFLLGNIWDVKSAQVFEASGYQAIGTSSQALANSFGYEDGEKLPFEIILQLAKRVVELVQIPFSVDLEGGHSRTVSGIIEHIEKLHDVGVAGINLEDTIAGSTRTLQSVANFQQLLLAISNHIERNNLKIFLNIRTDGFLLGMPAALQETLSRINAYQNSGADGIFVPCITKKDDIIEVVKSTSLPINVMCMPGLPDFKQLEMLGVKRISMGGFFFNRLYEDALKRSAAIVNERDFSAIFS, from the coding sequence ATGGGAACTTTTAAAAAATTTGTAGAACTGCATCAGAATACCACTCCTTTTTTGCTGGGAAATATATGGGATGTAAAGAGTGCTCAGGTCTTCGAGGCCAGTGGTTATCAGGCAATCGGCACTTCCAGTCAGGCATTGGCAAATTCATTTGGTTATGAAGACGGAGAAAAACTGCCATTTGAAATCATACTTCAGCTGGCGAAAAGAGTGGTGGAGCTGGTTCAAATTCCCTTTTCGGTGGACCTGGAAGGGGGGCACAGCAGAACGGTCTCCGGAATCATTGAGCATATCGAAAAACTGCATGATGTTGGTGTGGCCGGAATCAACCTGGAGGATACGATTGCCGGCAGTACAAGAACGCTGCAGTCTGTTGCCAACTTCCAGCAGCTGCTGCTGGCAATATCGAACCATATCGAACGCAACAATTTAAAGATCTTTTTAAACATCCGTACGGATGGTTTTCTTCTGGGGATGCCTGCTGCCCTTCAGGAAACACTTTCCCGCATAAATGCCTATCAGAACTCCGGTGCAGACGGAATTTTTGTTCCCTGCATTACAAAGAAGGATGATATCATTGAGGTGGTAAAATCAACCAGCCTTCCAATCAATGTCATGTGTATGCCTGGCCTTCCGGATTTCAAACAGCTGGAGATGTTGGGGGTAAAGCGGATCAGCATGGGCGGATTCTTTTTTAACAGGCTTTATGAGGATGCTTTAAAACGCTCGGCAGCCATCGTTAACGAACGTGATTTTTCAGCTATTTTTTCATGA
- a CDS encoding SRPBCC family protein, with amino-acid sequence METKKTPYVEAQMLIRRPAAAVFQAFIDPEITKNFWFTKGSGKLETGKSITWEWEMYDVSSTVFVREIIENRKISVDWDQYSTIVDFEFEPMGDDTTYVKITQYGFRTTGDQLMAEISGASGGFTTVVDGLKAYMEHGINLNLIADKFPKGVK; translated from the coding sequence ATGGAAACAAAGAAAACACCTTATGTGGAAGCACAAATGCTGATAAGAAGGCCGGCAGCCGCAGTATTTCAGGCCTTTATAGATCCGGAGATCACTAAAAATTTCTGGTTCACGAAAGGAAGTGGCAAACTTGAAACGGGAAAAAGTATCACCTGGGAATGGGAAATGTATGACGTTTCCAGCACCGTATTCGTCAGGGAAATTATAGAGAACAGAAAGATATCGGTCGACTGGGACCAGTATTCCACTATAGTTGATTTTGAATTTGAGCCGATGGGCGATGATACCACCTATGTTAAAATCACACAGTATGGCTTCCGTACTACAGGAGACCAGCTTATGGCAGAGATCAGTGGGGCGAGTGGCGGATTTACTACTGTTGTTGATGGGCTAAAAGCCTATATGGAACATGGCATCAACCTGAACTTAATTGCGGATAAATTTCCGAAGGGAGTTAAATAG
- a CDS encoding helix-turn-helix domain-containing protein encodes MEFKHFLPSAILKPYIRHYYSFESDSATEFDDIVFPSGDMEVIFNLGGGTWESSVEGNFIKTPPIELWGQITKPLPIKSKGKHSMLGIKFFTHSAAYFFNDEIGVFNDRIFDLSDILGTAVKGLHEQLLETTDLTQRLGLLERFLIQRLVANEKKVFKVDKVADILKSIKRNPEENSIGNIASNHGITPRYLQKLIYQNTGLSAKSFHKINRFQHSLQLMAKNDQPFTSIAYECGYFDQSHFIRDFKSFTGTTPSDYIENRSPVNTLLQS; translated from the coding sequence ATGGAATTCAAACACTTCCTTCCATCGGCAATCTTAAAGCCTTACATCAGGCATTATTATAGTTTTGAGTCAGATTCAGCTACGGAATTTGATGATATTGTATTTCCAAGCGGGGATATGGAAGTGATTTTTAACCTTGGTGGAGGAACCTGGGAATCTTCGGTAGAAGGTAACTTCATCAAAACCCCGCCAATAGAATTATGGGGACAGATTACAAAACCATTGCCCATAAAATCTAAAGGAAAACACAGCATGCTGGGCATTAAGTTCTTTACCCATTCGGCCGCTTATTTTTTTAATGACGAGATCGGCGTATTTAATGATCGGATTTTTGACCTTTCCGATATCCTCGGAACTGCTGTAAAAGGCTTGCATGAGCAACTGCTGGAAACCACAGATCTGACCCAAAGGCTCGGACTACTGGAGCGGTTCTTAATTCAACGCCTGGTCGCCAACGAGAAGAAAGTGTTTAAAGTGGATAAAGTAGCCGATATTTTAAAAAGTATAAAAAGGAATCCCGAAGAAAACAGCATCGGTAACATCGCTTCCAATCATGGGATTACGCCCCGCTACCTGCAAAAGTTAATTTATCAGAATACAGGGCTCTCTGCAAAATCTTTTCATAAAATCAACAGGTTTCAGCATAGCCTGCAGCTGATGGCTAAGAATGATCAGCCTTTCACCTCCATCGCTTATGAATGTGGCTATTTCGACCAGTCGCATTTTATCAGGGATTTTAAATCGTTTACAGGTACCACTCCTTCCGACTATATCGAGAACAGATCGCCTGTTAATACCCTATTGCAATCCTAA
- a CDS encoding alpha-L-fucosidase — MKKNILLITMMIFMTCAVFAQKNYLEESKEAKTKRMQWWDDATFGMFIHWGIYAVPAGEYNGKGGGAEWIMETHKIPTSEYEKYAAQFNPQQFDAKQWVSIAKNAGVKYIVITSKHHDGFSMWDSKITKYDIMDASPFKRDILKELSDACKSAGIKFALYHSIMDWHQPDAKSKGSIHQNTANPDFNKYREEYLKPQLAELIKKYDPAILWFDGEWIPEWTEEQGKDLYNYLRNLKPSLIINNRVGKGRDGMQGVKKYKDAAGDYDTPEQEILAGAGQDYWESCMTINNNWGFVKADHNWKSAQTLIDNLVDITAKGGNYLLNVGPSAEGLIPGPSVERLTEMGDWLKVNKEAIYSTKGGHPYNDGPNIRFTQSKDGKSTYAIFNKAENNELVINAVQPKEGAKIYMLGVQQPLEWSKKGNSAVIKLPAVLPCKYAWVIKMN, encoded by the coding sequence ATGAAAAAAAATATCCTGTTGATCACGATGATGATCTTTATGACCTGTGCTGTCTTTGCCCAGAAGAATTATCTGGAAGAATCAAAAGAAGCAAAAACCAAACGCATGCAGTGGTGGGATGATGCGACCTTTGGAATGTTTATCCATTGGGGAATATATGCAGTGCCTGCCGGTGAATACAATGGTAAAGGTGGTGGAGCGGAATGGATTATGGAAACACATAAAATTCCAACCAGTGAATATGAAAAATATGCTGCCCAGTTTAACCCTCAGCAGTTTGATGCGAAACAATGGGTCAGCATTGCAAAAAATGCAGGAGTGAAATACATTGTGATCACTTCGAAACACCATGATGGCTTTAGCATGTGGGATAGTAAAATTACCAAATACGACATCATGGATGCTTCGCCTTTTAAAAGGGACATCTTAAAAGAATTGTCTGATGCCTGTAAATCAGCGGGTATAAAATTCGCCCTCTACCATTCTATTATGGATTGGCACCAGCCGGATGCAAAATCAAAAGGTTCTATCCATCAGAACACTGCTAATCCAGATTTTAACAAATACCGTGAAGAATATTTAAAACCTCAGCTGGCAGAACTGATTAAAAAATATGACCCTGCTATCCTTTGGTTTGATGGGGAATGGATTCCGGAATGGACAGAAGAGCAGGGGAAAGACCTTTATAATTACCTGCGCAACCTCAAACCTTCTTTGATCATTAATAACCGGGTAGGAAAAGGCCGTGATGGAATGCAGGGCGTGAAGAAATACAAAGATGCAGCAGGTGATTATGATACCCCGGAACAGGAGATTCTGGCAGGTGCCGGACAGGATTATTGGGAAAGCTGTATGACGATCAACAACAACTGGGGATTCGTAAAAGCAGACCACAACTGGAAATCTGCACAGACTTTAATCGATAACCTGGTAGATATTACCGCGAAAGGAGGAAACTATCTGTTAAATGTAGGGCCTTCTGCAGAAGGATTAATTCCCGGGCCAAGTGTAGAAAGATTAACGGAGATGGGCGACTGGTTAAAGGTGAACAAAGAAGCGATCTATTCGACAAAAGGTGGTCATCCTTATAATGATGGGCCGAACATCAGGTTTACTCAAAGTAAAGATGGTAAATCAACTTATGCCATTTTTAATAAAGCCGAAAACAACGAGCTGGTAATCAATGCCGTTCAACCAAAAGAGGGAGCTAAAATCTATATGCTTGGCGTTCAGCAACCGTTGGAATGGAGTAAAAAAGGAAATTCTGCAGTCATCAAATTGCCTGCAGTACTTCCCTGTAAATATGCATGGGTAATCAAAATGAATTAA
- a CDS encoding polymer-forming cytoskeletal protein — MDFFSLVQIKEVKSKYPFLQQYEGFDLYDDWNEEDYFLLANGDVHIDGHFYLDIFEEEVKRWLNRTLVPKQLNANLRIEGILINGNIVCKGCVINKEGDYGPFVYVGENITCQSLLLGGSYVIVNGNVTAQEVVMTDYNHGHFACEGTVYAPVFIANDHNTYVKQHVNERFYYHDRSADHPEENNCYEDEESGENFFSKELAQHVDNPLTQTFEDLLMDLEGGEFVLKGQTGTLKDAAYWQKKVEQNYRNLKRVPSAYKTESLCLHALKNTFYALPFVPEKYITEDLCRQLVEKNGFAIKEIPERFISPELCMLAAQKGTMLQFIPAQFITAELIIAVFTNSKSEPDINDVPASFITEDLLMRYLMLGKGLWLDKTCKENKINKIVVIKRVIDAGITYVDTIFANHCSREAFDYAKLRYDGPGYQQDWNAYINKYRNKLGRIGIVV; from the coding sequence ATGGATTTTTTTAGCTTAGTTCAGATTAAAGAGGTAAAAAGCAAATACCCCTTTCTACAACAATATGAAGGATTTGATTTGTATGATGACTGGAACGAGGAGGATTATTTTTTACTGGCAAATGGAGATGTTCATATCGACGGACATTTTTACCTGGATATATTTGAGGAGGAGGTAAAGAGGTGGTTAAACAGGACATTGGTACCTAAACAGCTTAATGCTAATCTAAGAATAGAAGGAATTCTGATTAACGGAAATATAGTTTGCAAGGGTTGTGTGATCAACAAAGAAGGGGATTATGGCCCCTTTGTATATGTAGGCGAAAATATAACCTGTCAAAGTCTGTTACTGGGTGGTTCTTATGTGATTGTAAATGGCAATGTAACTGCGCAGGAAGTCGTGATGACGGATTATAATCATGGTCATTTTGCATGTGAGGGCACTGTTTATGCGCCCGTGTTTATTGCAAATGATCACAATACTTACGTAAAGCAGCATGTAAATGAACGGTTCTATTATCATGACCGGTCAGCGGATCATCCAGAAGAAAACAATTGTTATGAAGATGAAGAAAGTGGAGAAAACTTTTTCTCAAAAGAACTTGCCCAACATGTAGACAATCCCTTAACCCAGACCTTCGAAGACCTGTTGATGGATCTGGAGGGAGGAGAATTTGTATTAAAGGGTCAGACTGGAACACTTAAAGATGCTGCTTACTGGCAAAAAAAAGTGGAACAGAATTACCGCAACTTAAAGCGTGTTCCCTCGGCGTACAAAACAGAAAGCTTATGCCTGCATGCCTTAAAAAACACCTTTTATGCATTGCCTTTTGTCCCCGAAAAATACATTACAGAAGACCTTTGCAGACAATTGGTAGAAAAAAATGGTTTTGCAATAAAAGAAATACCTGAACGCTTTATTTCCCCGGAGCTTTGTATGCTGGCGGCTCAAAAAGGGACGATGCTGCAGTTTATTCCAGCTCAGTTTATCACAGCAGAATTAATTATAGCTGTCTTTACCAATAGTAAGTCAGAACCGGATATTAACGATGTACCCGCATCTTTTATCACAGAGGATTTGCTGATGAGGTACCTCATGCTGGGTAAAGGTTTGTGGCTGGACAAGACCTGTAAAGAAAATAAGATCAATAAAATCGTGGTCATAAAAAGGGTTATAGATGCCGGTATCACCTATGTAGATACCATATTTGCAAATCATTGTAGCCGGGAGGCATTTGATTATGCTAAATTACGGTATGATGGGCCGGGGTATCAGCAGGATTGGAATGCATACATCAACAAGTACAGGAATAAGCTGGGAAGAATAGGAATTGTGGTTTAA